One genomic window of Polyangium aurulentum includes the following:
- a CDS encoding sensor histidine kinase, with translation MAQTRARRTVAGRLLASYVLVLIAFALSVGWSFLALRDAAQGAELLRSGYVPLLLRVGEALAAQNVFNAQLNHITAAKNPGDVREWIETARRTRPLTFAHVREAAEKGLDDGDPSVQRFRDEVVREAAAIEKLLGADPERFSQLFQALAVSDREAAERARDDLAKREAEGAQRLRAIRARIEERMESLTAEAKRRESRSMQLLVGLFLLTLLVGVVATLYTRRVLAPLTAVTERANAVARGDLTPREVVATNDEIGELATTFEGMVAAIQRARSELVNAERLAAIGKMAAHVTHEIRNPLSSIGLNLELLEEEVAPSSNKEAAQLVVAIKAEVDRLSRIAEQYLSIARRPRPRLEREHVEDLVRELVAFVHPELERGGVTERVEADDDLPEVGLDESQFRQALLNLIRNAREAMSKGGELIISIRKAKDGGVDLAVDDTGTGVPEDVRASIFDPFFTTKQRGTGLGLAVTRDIVEAHGGTIGCEGRAGGGTRFFIHLPAALPGADVAQDSRADLLG, from the coding sequence ATGGCCCAGACCCGCGCGCGGCGCACGGTCGCCGGGAGGCTTCTCGCGAGCTACGTGCTCGTGCTCATCGCCTTCGCGCTCTCCGTCGGCTGGAGCTTCCTCGCGCTTCGCGACGCGGCGCAGGGCGCCGAGCTTCTGCGCAGCGGGTACGTGCCGCTGCTGCTGCGCGTGGGCGAGGCGCTCGCGGCGCAGAACGTCTTCAACGCGCAGCTCAACCACATCACGGCGGCGAAGAACCCCGGCGACGTGCGCGAGTGGATCGAGACCGCGCGCCGCACCCGACCGCTGACCTTCGCGCACGTGCGCGAGGCGGCCGAGAAGGGCCTCGACGACGGCGACCCCTCGGTGCAGCGCTTCCGCGACGAGGTCGTGCGCGAGGCGGCCGCAATCGAGAAGCTGCTCGGCGCGGACCCGGAGCGCTTTTCACAGCTCTTTCAGGCCCTCGCCGTCAGCGATCGCGAGGCCGCCGAGCGCGCGCGTGACGATCTCGCCAAGCGCGAGGCCGAGGGCGCGCAGCGGCTGCGGGCGATCAGGGCGCGCATCGAGGAGCGCATGGAGAGCCTCACCGCGGAGGCCAAGCGCCGCGAGTCGCGCTCGATGCAGCTCCTCGTCGGCCTGTTCCTCCTCACCCTGCTCGTCGGCGTGGTCGCGACCCTCTACACGCGCCGCGTGCTCGCGCCTCTCACGGCCGTGACCGAGCGCGCGAACGCCGTCGCGCGGGGTGATCTGACCCCGCGCGAGGTCGTGGCGACCAACGACGAGATCGGCGAGCTCGCGACCACGTTCGAGGGCATGGTCGCGGCCATCCAGCGCGCCCGTTCGGAGCTGGTGAACGCGGAGCGGCTCGCGGCGATCGGCAAGATGGCCGCGCACGTCACGCACGAGATTCGCAACCCGCTGTCCTCGATCGGGCTCAACCTCGAGCTGCTCGAGGAGGAGGTCGCGCCCTCTTCGAACAAGGAGGCGGCGCAGCTCGTCGTGGCGATCAAGGCCGAGGTGGACAGGCTCTCGCGCATCGCCGAGCAGTACCTCTCCATCGCGCGCAGGCCTCGGCCGCGGCTCGAGCGCGAGCACGTCGAGGACCTCGTGCGCGAGCTCGTGGCCTTCGTTCACCCCGAGCTCGAGCGCGGCGGCGTGACCGAGCGCGTGGAGGCCGACGACGACTTGCCCGAGGTCGGGCTCGACGAGTCGCAGTTCCGTCAGGCGCTGTTGAACCTCATCCGCAACGCGCGCGAGGCGATGAGCAAGGGCGGCGAGCTGATCATCTCGATCCGCAAAGCGAAGGACGGCGGCGTCGATCTCGCGGTCGACGACACGGGGACGGGCGTGCCCGAGGACGTGCGCGCTTCCATCTTCGATCCGTTCTTCACCACCAAGCAGCGCGGCACGGGGCTCGGGCTCGCGGTGACGCGGGACATCGTCGAGGCGCACGGCGGCACCATCGGCTGCGAG
- a CDS encoding (Fe-S)-binding protein, translating into MLHLPLLAAHQSSLEKCVYCPKLCRAACPVSNAETNETVTPWGKMSMSYFLARGDVPIEPEHAAPPWACTGCHACRERCDHRNEPAVVLTDARADLFARGVAPEAAVKAAARASEREAEAARALDEIEAEDRREGKPVAGVLVGCGYARRAKGVARDALRAAARLAGGPVRAIRGCCGLPELWAGDRNGLRSAAQRLAAETAGLERLIVVDPGCARALLVEHPRVGETLPVKPELFVDLAHAALDRLKPLPELSDRPVRWHDPCQLGRGLGRYDEPRAILSRVLGGRAPEGFQREREHAECSGGGALLPLTRPATSAAIADARIGEHKARGGGLLVTACSDSLRRFRSRGEEAEDLVSLVARALAG; encoded by the coding sequence GTGCTCCACCTGCCGCTCCTCGCCGCGCACCAAAGCTCGCTCGAAAAGTGCGTGTATTGCCCGAAGCTCTGCCGCGCGGCCTGCCCCGTGTCGAACGCGGAGACGAACGAGACGGTGACGCCGTGGGGCAAGATGAGCATGTCCTATTTCCTCGCGCGCGGGGACGTGCCGATCGAGCCCGAGCACGCCGCGCCCCCGTGGGCCTGCACGGGGTGCCACGCGTGCCGCGAGCGCTGCGATCATCGCAACGAGCCCGCGGTGGTGCTCACGGACGCGCGCGCTGATCTGTTCGCGCGTGGCGTGGCTCCCGAGGCTGCGGTCAAGGCGGCTGCGCGCGCATCCGAGCGCGAGGCGGAGGCGGCGCGGGCGCTCGACGAGATCGAGGCGGAGGATCGGCGCGAGGGCAAGCCCGTGGCCGGCGTGCTCGTCGGGTGCGGGTATGCGCGACGCGCGAAGGGTGTGGCGCGGGATGCGTTGCGCGCGGCGGCGCGGCTCGCGGGCGGTCCGGTGCGGGCGATCCGTGGCTGCTGCGGTCTGCCGGAGCTCTGGGCCGGGGATCGCAACGGGCTTCGCAGCGCGGCGCAGAGGCTCGCGGCCGAGACGGCGGGGCTCGAGCGGCTCATCGTGGTCGATCCGGGGTGCGCGCGCGCGCTGCTCGTGGAGCATCCGCGCGTGGGCGAGACCTTGCCGGTGAAGCCCGAGCTGTTCGTCGATCTCGCGCATGCGGCGCTCGATCGGCTCAAGCCCTTGCCGGAGCTGTCCGATCGCCCCGTGCGCTGGCACGACCCCTGTCAGCTCGGCCGAGGGCTCGGGCGGTACGACGAGCCGCGGGCGATCCTCTCGCGCGTGCTCGGCGGGCGTGCGCCGGAAGGCTTTCAGCGCGAGCGCGAGCATGCCGAGTGCAGCGGCGGAGGCGCGCTGCTTCCGCTCACGCGTCCGGCCACGTCGGCGGCGATCGCGGATGCGCGCATCGGCGAGCACAAGGCGCGCGGCGGAGGCTTGCTCGTGACGGCGTGCTCCGACAGCCTGCGCCGCTTCCGTAGCCGCGGCGAGGAGGCCGAGGACCTCGTGAGCCTCGTCGCGCGGGCCCTCGCGGGTTAG
- a CDS encoding GAF domain-containing protein, translating into MTGKADRLRELTAQVQDLEARLERSEKTVRALRDVGLALGSTLDLDQLLELILGKITELLEADRATLYLLDEGRRMLISRVILGGEVRSIELPVGEGIAGHVAKHGRIARVKDAYWDKRFQRTWDDLTGYRTRSILAAPMKNHVGRTIGVVQVLNKHAGKGEFSQHDEELLSALATQAAVSIDNSRLFLSVIQKNMQLVETKEQLEHRVADLKLLFELETAMSGASSMEEISRAVITEASRACEARAGALLIDEGEAGVFLYFAESSTMGPGGQHIEVKRLPVKRGEGLLGWAMTHRESINVGPQAKPYGDLAEVAKARMHPSLDLEIVSAIVVPLEGEDEVPVAALALYNSRNPLGFTQDDRALLRLVSANASTAVRLFRSRLEREKSERLTAIGRLLSGVMHDMRTPLTVISGYVQLMATATDPSMRADHARLILKQFDAISAMQRELLEFARGERSILVRKVYLTKFFGDLEKQLELELAGRNVELTMELDDRGTARFDEGKITRVIHNLVRNAVEAMEPKGGKLVIRALRDGGDFVLDVSDTGRGIPSEIRDRLFQSFVTSGKRGGTGLGLAIVKKIVDEHSGSIEVESCPQGTTFTIRIPQETLPAPSPGPTAGTRIDEATGLPLVHAPGHGSAAASAGKANGPGEEGAPPPSRRGRVAAAGAAATTAAGEEPSPPTRRGGRPSSTGGHQAGRTG; encoded by the coding sequence GTGACCGGCAAGGCGGATCGCCTGCGAGAGCTCACGGCCCAGGTCCAGGACCTCGAGGCCAGGCTCGAGCGCTCGGAAAAGACCGTCCGCGCCCTGCGCGACGTGGGGCTCGCGCTCGGGTCCACGCTCGATCTCGATCAGCTCCTCGAGCTCATCCTCGGCAAGATCACCGAGCTGCTCGAGGCGGACCGCGCGACCTTGTACCTGCTCGACGAGGGGCGCCGCATGCTGATCTCGCGGGTCATCCTCGGCGGTGAGGTGCGCTCGATCGAGCTGCCCGTCGGCGAGGGCATCGCCGGGCACGTCGCCAAGCACGGCCGCATCGCCCGCGTCAAAGATGCGTACTGGGACAAACGCTTCCAGCGCACCTGGGACGATCTCACCGGCTACCGCACGCGCAGCATCCTCGCCGCGCCCATGAAGAACCACGTGGGCCGCACGATCGGCGTGGTCCAGGTGCTGAACAAGCACGCCGGCAAGGGCGAGTTCTCGCAGCACGACGAGGAGCTTCTGAGCGCGCTCGCCACGCAGGCGGCTGTCTCGATCGACAACTCGCGCCTGTTCTTGTCGGTCATCCAGAAGAACATGCAGCTCGTCGAGACCAAGGAGCAGCTCGAGCACCGCGTGGCGGACTTGAAGCTGCTCTTCGAGCTCGAGACGGCCATGAGCGGCGCCTCCTCGATGGAGGAGATCTCGCGCGCGGTCATCACCGAGGCCTCGCGCGCATGCGAGGCGCGCGCCGGTGCCTTGCTCATCGACGAGGGCGAGGCGGGCGTCTTTCTCTACTTCGCCGAGTCGAGCACGATGGGGCCGGGGGGCCAGCACATCGAGGTCAAGCGCCTGCCGGTCAAGCGCGGCGAGGGCCTGCTCGGCTGGGCGATGACGCACCGCGAGTCGATCAACGTCGGGCCGCAGGCGAAGCCCTACGGCGACCTCGCCGAGGTCGCGAAGGCGCGCATGCACCCTTCGCTCGACCTCGAGATCGTCTCGGCGATCGTCGTGCCGCTCGAGGGCGAGGACGAGGTGCCGGTGGCGGCGCTCGCGCTCTACAACTCGCGCAATCCGCTCGGCTTCACGCAGGACGATCGCGCGCTGCTCAGGCTCGTCTCGGCCAACGCGTCGACCGCGGTCAGGCTCTTCCGCTCGCGCCTCGAGCGCGAGAAGAGCGAGCGGCTCACGGCGATCGGGCGGCTCTTGTCGGGCGTGATGCACGACATGCGCACGCCGCTCACGGTGATCAGCGGCTACGTGCAGCTCATGGCGACGGCCACCGATCCGTCGATGCGCGCCGATCACGCGCGGCTCATCCTGAAGCAGTTCGACGCCATCAGCGCGATGCAGCGCGAGCTGCTCGAGTTCGCGCGCGGCGAGCGCAGCATCCTCGTGCGCAAGGTCTACCTGACCAAGTTCTTCGGCGACCTCGAGAAGCAGCTCGAGCTCGAGCTGGCGGGCCGCAACGTCGAGCTCACGATGGAGCTCGACGACCGCGGCACGGCGCGCTTCGACGAGGGAAAGATCACGCGCGTCATCCACAACCTCGTGCGCAACGCGGTCGAGGCGATGGAGCCGAAGGGCGGCAAGCTCGTCATCCGCGCGCTGCGCGACGGAGGAGACTTCGTGCTCGACGTCTCCGACACGGGCCGCGGCATCCCGAGCGAGATCCGCGACAGGCTCTTCCAGTCGTTCGTGACGAGCGGCAAGCGCGGCGGCACGGGGCTCGGCCTCGCGATCGTGAAGAAGATCGTCGACGAGCACAGCGGCTCCATCGAGGTCGAATCCTGCCCGCAAGGCACGACGTTCACGATCCGGATCCCGCAGGAGACGCTGCCCGCGCCCTCCCCCGGGCCCACCGCGGGCACGCGCATCGACGAGGCGACGGGGTTGCCGCTCGTGCACGCGCCCGGGCATGGGAGCGCCGCCGCGAGCGCGGGCAAGGCGAACGGGCCGGGCGAAGAAGGCGCGCCGCCGCCGAGCCGACGCGGCCGTGTCGCTGCGGCCGGGGCTGCTGCGACGACGGCAGCGGGCGAGGAGCCTTCACCGCCGACCCGACGTGGCGGCCGTCCGAGCAGCACGGGCGGGCATCAGGCCGGTCGCACGGGTTGA
- the rho gene encoding transcription termination factor Rho translates to MHLRELKQKSMAELVQMAKGLNIEGAAGMRKQELIFALLQAFAAQDQPVYSEGVLECLPDGFGFLRAPDYNYLPGPDDIYVSPSQIRRFNLRTGDSVSGPIRPPKEREAYFALLKVDKINGGAPEVARDKILFDNLTPLYPQQKFNMENGAKGLSTRIIDMLCPIGKGQRCLIVSPPRAGKTVLLQHIANAISTNHPDTTLLVLLIDERPEEVTDMQRTVKGEVISSTFDEPATRHVQVAEMVIEKAKRLVEHKHDVVILLDSITRLARAYNTVVPPSGKILSGGVDSNALHKPKRFFGAARNVEEGGSLTIIATALVDTGSRMDEVIFEEFKGTGNSEIHLDRKLMEKRIFPCLDINKSATRKEELLLPEWILQRVWLLRGLLHPLNVIDSMEFLIDKVSRTESNQEFLESMNR, encoded by the coding sequence ATGCACCTGCGTGAACTGAAGCAGAAGTCGATGGCCGAGCTGGTCCAGATGGCCAAGGGGCTCAACATCGAGGGCGCCGCTGGCATGCGGAAGCAGGAGCTCATCTTCGCGCTCCTGCAGGCCTTCGCGGCCCAGGATCAGCCCGTCTACAGCGAGGGCGTGCTCGAGTGCCTGCCCGACGGTTTCGGCTTCCTGCGCGCGCCGGACTACAACTACCTGCCCGGACCGGACGACATCTACGTCTCTCCGTCGCAGATCCGGCGCTTCAACCTGCGCACGGGCGACAGCGTGAGCGGGCCCATCCGGCCCCCCAAGGAGCGCGAGGCGTACTTCGCGCTGCTCAAGGTCGACAAGATCAATGGCGGCGCGCCCGAGGTGGCCCGCGACAAGATCCTGTTCGACAACCTCACGCCGCTCTATCCGCAGCAGAAGTTCAACATGGAGAACGGCGCCAAGGGCCTCTCCACGCGGATCATCGACATGCTGTGCCCCATCGGCAAGGGCCAGCGTTGTCTCATCGTCTCGCCCCCGCGCGCGGGCAAGACCGTGCTGCTCCAGCACATCGCGAACGCGATCTCGACGAACCACCCGGACACGACGCTCCTCGTGCTGCTCATCGACGAGCGCCCCGAGGAGGTCACCGACATGCAGCGCACGGTGAAGGGCGAGGTCATCAGCTCGACCTTCGACGAGCCGGCGACGCGTCACGTGCAGGTGGCCGAGATGGTCATCGAGAAGGCCAAGCGCCTCGTCGAGCACAAGCACGACGTCGTGATCCTCCTCGACTCGATCACGCGCCTCGCGCGCGCCTACAACACCGTGGTGCCGCCGAGCGGCAAGATCCTCTCGGGCGGCGTCGACTCGAACGCGCTGCACAAGCCGAAGCGCTTCTTCGGCGCTGCGCGCAACGTCGAGGAGGGCGGTTCGCTCACGATCATCGCGACGGCGCTCGTCGACACCGGCTCGCGCATGGACGAGGTGATCTTCGAGGAGTTCAAGGGCACGGGCAACAGCGAGATCCACCTCGACCGCAAGCTCATGGAGAAGCGGATCTTCCCCTGCCTCGACATCAACAAGAGCGCGACGCGCAAGGAGGAGCTGCTCCTGCCCGAGTGGATCCTGCAGCGCGTGTGGCTGCTCCGCGGGCTCCTGCACCCCCTCAACGTCATCGACTCCATGGAGTTCTTGATCGACAAGGTCAGCCGTACCGAGTCGAACCAGGAGTTCCTCGAGAGCATGAATCGGTAG